One genomic window of Aethina tumida isolate Nest 87 chromosome 3, icAetTumi1.1, whole genome shotgun sequence includes the following:
- the LOC109609101 gene encoding mitochondrial import inner membrane translocase subunit Tim29, with protein MFKVHKSALHTLTKTSEQLKSIVEKGERKIKGTFLEKWVKYWKLLYKDYTEVALSVKQDLRERPIKSAFTIAGLSAVGLMICKNPDMQSFRAKYLECQNNLSVVSPSLVNPVSVDYLKYIEKCYNGGLIRHTSLGLFSVVWRDNYSDECDIYENNCSYLQLPYSKFPSSIIDIGFLNIWWITSRKMIDYDINY; from the coding sequence atgtttaaggtTCATAAATCGGCCCTCCACACACTAACCAAAACGTCAGAACAACTGAAATCAATTGTTGAAAAAGGagaaaggaaaataaaaggGACGTTTCTTGAAAAATGGGTGAAGTATTGGAAATTGCTCTACAAAGATTATACAGAAGTAGCACTGTCTGTTAAACAAGATCTCCGTGAAAGACCCATAAAGTCGGCATTTACAATCGCAGGTTTATCAGCTGTAGGATTAATGATTTGCAAAAATCCAGACATGCAAAGCTTCAGggctaaatatttagaatgcCAAAACAACCTATCTGTAGTGTCACCAAGTTTAGTCAATCCTGTTTCTGTGGACTATTTGAAGTACATTGAGAAATGCTACAATGGAGGCCTCATTCGCCACACCAGCTTAGGACTTTTTTCAGTTGTTTGGAGAGACAACTACAGTGATGAGTGTGATAtctatgaaaataattgttcatatCTGCAACTACCATACAGTAAATTTCCCAGTAGCATTATTGATATaggttttttgaatatttggtGGATCACATCAAGAAAAATGATAGACTACGATATCAACTACTAA
- the LOC109609036 gene encoding cadherin-23 has product MDRRLFAKIKNALRTFSGYFVKIKFKSTTNFQCFIIVFLVLLNYNVSSVVCNKPPRFLIDGQTEIVLRLKEGEETPVGTLIYKLRGADPDGDRLQFGVRNSPGSDIIRVESTSRTEANVYLNKELDREERDEYALVLTLTDGHLGQGNYVTQSLLLLVEDVNDNVPIFKTHQPSVTIREDAPPGPIATLEATDADEGPYGQVVYHLQEADNDRSLFAVSTVGEKAIVRLVGTLDYERQTVHQLKILAVDRAKEGRVNTGTAVLLIKVDDIEDQPPEFVRVTPIARIPENVPIGTSLVQVTAVDGDRGVNNPIQYSLSSNSIPDVSEVFTIDKDTGVVLTSNVLDREAGSDTYILQITATEVGSAMDPPPSSNTEVTIMVMDENDETPKFKSIRYECEIAENAPINTPLTFLGYTKPEVYDYDQGINGTFQLYVKGASDIFEITPSKAINEATFMIRVKNSTALDYEKTKSINFSIIAKEIVKVNPKFSEVAVRAYLLDRNDNYPEFTKTIYDVMVPENCDIGTTVAWVQALDDDSGNFGTSGVRYTNIAGSIEHMLNLHPTSGVITVKTAGGPNWDREQVSRHYLTVEARDDLGNGNRNTVQLIINIEDVNDNAPIFTQHRYEARLIENNKEFEALLKVEARDGDLNGTKNSEIEYSLFGELHTNFTIDSVTGIIKPIKPLDFELLEGPSKENVRPLYLTVRARDWGVPSLFSDIPLVIYVEDMNDNAPTFEFMFYNKTIPENLVGGTSILQVRAIDLDGSSPNNQVVYRIQNGASDKFTIDAESGIISVARGASLDPDLTQGRKMQYSLSVVALDGAPGESQLHAAVTVNITILDVNNKSPTFQEPGTIVIKENVPVGTIVSRIKADDLDNSANLEYIIDVKSCEAKNEIGVLLKVDDFDCASAFLLDSQTGILTVGKPLDREIVEVFRIGLLVEDKSSETGPQIDAAWITIIVEDINDNSPKFRQPYYKFSVTENSKNGVPIGVVLADDHDKNKTITFTLEGRPEITGMLHLDKNTGEIVVANKIDHEAYDWLNLTVKAVDSGIPPRSSRVELFIQVLDENDNNPYFVSEPRILMIPEDTPPGRQVAIIEALDADSGEFGKITYLLDRISSQGKFSLDADTGILKVADKIDREEKSHYLLVIEAWDNYQYGFNNGESRNAFKHINVTILDVNDNAPVLNVPPHCVNITEFHEPGQPITIIYASDADDPETSNGQVIIDISDGNHLNLFALEQITDWSAEIRSTASLRGRHGNYTLTIRAQDLGTPSHLVEVPFQICVTDYNDHPPVFISPPHNSTLRIPENATIGSALIQIKATDEDVGPNGAIRYRLKTDPAGHWKTFELQPLSGILELRLPLDRKKQKIYDIRIEAYDLGIPTPLSSDLDLTVYVTNINDYQPQFLVDEFLVNFTENKAGGVEVQKLPGTIDRDELEFEGPPAPICYFVIGGNENNLFNVHPYNHVLTTTRSLDREQQEAHLILIKATENCENPPKNQSFFDPGDDTQLKVIIRVIDVNDNAPKFIHRVFTGGVSTATTFGTTFMEVKAEDADEGRNALISYYLIGRIQMTLTEGLENLHRAPFIVDRESGAVQLNFDPQQGMKGYFDFMVLANDTGGLQDMARVFIYLLREDQRVRFVLRQNPPELRNRIESFRETLGNVTGAIVNVDEFRVHANHDGTVDKTRTDLYLHLVDRNDNSILEVEEVLRLVDQNTEKLDELFKEFNVLDTQPGGTLALKSEQANNTTFWLTASSLFLLLLLILCLSLCINQRQIYHRKLKAATATAYVRADSEIDGRGLSVISGRVPNTNKHSMEGSNPIWLRAYAHEWYKNVDNISQTSEHDSLDENVVGCGDTSSVDNLPPSNDGSPRNQNLYQTLPPAPPPRKLETTEL; this is encoded by the exons ATGGATCGTAGACTTTTtgccaaaattaaaaacgcGTTGCGGACATTTAGCGGTTACTTCGTGAAGATTAAATTCAAATCGACGACGAACTTTcagtgttttattattgtgtttttagtgctattaaattataatgttagtTCGGTAGTCTGCAACAAGCCTCctagatttttaattgatggCCAAACGGAAATCGTTTTAAGACTGAAAGAAGGTGAAGAGACACCTGTAG gtactttaatttataaattaagaggTGCAGATCCTGACGGAGATAGACTGCAATTTGGCGTTCGTAATAGTCCAGGAAGCGACATTATTCGGGTGGAAAGCACTTCACGCACCGAAGCTAACGTCTACTTAAATAAGGAACTTGACAGAGAG GAAAGAGATGAATATGCTCTGGTCCTAACATTGACTGATGGCCATCTGGGACAAGGAAATTATGTGACTCAAAGTCTTTTACTTCTGGTCGAGGATGTGAACGACAACGTCccaatatttaaaactcaCCAACCTTCCGTAACGATAAGAGAAGACGCGCCACCAGGTCCAATAGCCACACTTGAGGCGACGGATGCGGATGAAGGTCCTTATGGTCAAGTGGTGTATCATTTACAGGAAGCCGACAACGACAGGTCTTTATTCGCAGTCAGCACCGTTGGGGAAAAAGCAATAGTTCGTCTCGTAG gaACATTGGATTACGAGCGACAAACAgttcatcaattaaaaattttagcagtAGATAGGGCGAAAGAAGGTCGAGTTAATACAGGAACTGCTGTTCTGTTAATTAAAGTAGATGACATTGAAGATCAACCCCCTGAATTTGTACGAGTGACTCCTATCGCAAGAATACCAGAAAATGTTCCAATTGGGACATCTCTAGTACAag TTACTGCAGTAGATGGAGACAGAGGAGTTAATAATCCCATCCAGTACTCACTATCATCAAACAGTATACCGGACGTTTCCGAAGTTTTTACAATTGATAAAGATACGGGGGTAGTTCTAACTTCCAATGTGCTGGATAGAGAAGCGGGGTCAGatacttatattttacaaattacg GCTACAGAAGTTGGGAGTGCCATGGATCCACCACCTTCATCCAATACTGAAGTAACAATCATGGTGATGGACGAAAATGATGAAACCCCAAAATTTAAGAGCATCCGCTATGAATGTGAAATTGCAGAAAATGCACCAATTAACACaccattaacatttttaggaTATACCAAACCGGAAGTATATGATTATGatcaa ggAATTAATGgaacatttcaattatatgTAAAAGGAGCAAGTGATATTTTCGAAATAACGCCAAGCAAAGCGATAAACGAAGCAACCTTTATGATCAGAGTAAAAAACTCTACAGCACTTGACTACGAAAAAACCAAATCGATTAATTTCAGTATCATTGCCAAAGAAATAGTTAAAGTGAACCCAAAATTTAGCGAAGTTGCAGTTAGGGCTTATCTACTAGATAGAAATGATAATTATCCCGAATTCACAAAAACCATTTACGACGTGATGGTACCTGAGAACTGTGATATCGGGACCACAGTAGCTTGGGTTCAAGCTCTTGATGATGATTCCGGAAATTTTGGTACTAGTGGTGTACGATATACTAATATAGCTGGCAGTATAGAACACAT gcTCAATTTACATCCAACTTCTGGCGTAATAACAGTAAAAACAGCTGGTGGACCAAACTGGGATAGAGAACAAGTATCAAGACATTACCTAACCGTAGAGGCACGAGATGATTTGGGTAATGGCAACAGAAATACTGTTCAACTCATAATCAATATTGAAGACGTCAATGATAATGCGCCTATATTTACACAACATCGTTATGAAGCcagattaattgaaaataataaggaaTTTGAAGCTCTATTAAAAGTAGAAGCACGCGATGGCGATTTAAATG gaaCAAAAAAcagtgaaattgaatattcattgTTTGGGGAACTTCATACAAATTTCACAATAGATTCTGTCACAGGCATTATAAAACCCATAAAACCTCTAGATTTTGAATTACTAGAGGGTCCTTCCAAAGAAAATGTCAGGCCTCTGTATTTGACCGTAAGGGCAAGAGACTGGGGAGTGCCTAGTTTATTTTCTGATATTCCTCTCGTCATTTACGTCGAAGATATGAATGACAACGCCCCCACatttgaatttatgttttataataaaactatccCTGAGAATTTAGTCGGTGGAACATCCATACTCCAA gtTCGTGCTATAGATTTAGACGGCTCTTCTCCAAATAATCAAGTTGTCTACAGAATTCAAAATGGAGCATCCGATAAATTTACAATCGATGCTGAATCTGGAATAATATCAGTGGCACGTGGGGCTTCGTTGGATCCCGATTTAACTCAAGGGAGAAAAATGCAATATTCTTTAAGTGTAGTAGCTTTAGACGGTGCACCTGGAGAAAGTCAACTGCATGCTGCTGTAACtgttaatattacaatattggATGTGAATAACAAAAGTCCCACGTTCCAAGAACCTGGCACAATAgttatcaaagaaaatgttCCA gtggGTACTATTGTTTCCAGAATTAAAGCAGACGATTTAGACAATAGTgccaatttagaatatattatcGATGTTAAGTCATGTGAagcaaaaaatgaaattggtGTACTTTTAAAAGTAGATGATTTTGATTGTGCTAGTGCATTTTTACTTGATTCTCAAACTGGTATACTCACAGTGGGAAAGCCCCTCGATCGTGAGATAGTAGAAGTATTTAGAATTGGTCTGTTAGTGGAGGATAAAAGTTCTGAAACAGGCCCTCAAATTGACGCAG CATGGATCACAATCATAGTTGAAGATATAAATGACAACAGTCCTAAATTTCGTCAGCCCTATTATAAATTCTCGGTAAcagaaaatagtaaaaatggtGTACCCATTGGTGTAGTATTAGCAGATGatcatgataaaaataaaacaattacatttaCTTTGGAAGGAAGACCGGAAATTACCGGGATGTTACATTTAGATAAAAACACTGGTGAAATTGTCGTGGCCAACAAAATTGATCATGAAGCTTATGACTGGTTAAATTTAacg GTTAAAGCTGTCGACTCCGGAATACCCCCAAGATCTTCTCGTGTCGAGTTATTTATTCAAGTATTAGacgaaaatgataataatccCTATTTTGTATCAGAGCCtagaattttaatgattcCTGAAGACACACCTCCTGGAAGACAAGTAGCCATAATAGAAGCATTAGATGCAGATTCCGGGGAATTTGGAAAAATTACATATCTTTTAGATAGAATCTCATCTCAAGGAAAATTCAGCTTGGATGCAGACACAGGTATATTAAAAGTTGCTGATAAAATAGACAGAGAAGAAAAATCCCATTATTTATTGGTTATCGAAGCATgggataattatcaatatggTTTCAATAATGGAGAAAGTAGAAAtgcttttaaacatattaa TGTCACTATACTAGATGTAAACGACAACGCTCCTGTTTTAAATGTACCACCCCATTGTGTCAATATCACAGAATTTCATGAACCTGGTCAGCCTATCACAATTATTTATGCTTCAGATGCTGATGATCCAGAAACTTCTAATGGACAA GTTATTATAGACATATCAGATGGGAatcatctaaatttatttgcgCTAGAACAAATTACTGATTGGTCTGCAGAAATTCGGTCCACAGCTAGCCTCAGAGGAAGGCACGGAAATTATACTTTAACCATTAGAGCTCAAGACTTGGGCACACCTAGTCACCTTGTGGAAGTTCCTTTTCAAATATGTGTTACAGATTATAATGACCATCCACCCGTATTTATTAGTCCACCacataattcaactttaagaATACCTGAG aatGCAACGATTGGAAGTGcacttattcaaattaaagctACAGACGAAGATGTGGGTCCTAATGGAGCAATTCGTTACAGACTAAAAACTGATCCAGCTGGCCACTGGAAAACCTTTGAATTACAACCTCTTTCTGGAATTCTGGAACTGCGTTTGCCTTTAGATAGGAagaaacagaaaatatatgac attagAATTGAAGCATACGATTTAGGAATACCTACACCCCTAAGTTCCGACTTAGATCTCACAGTATATGTGACAAACATCAACGACTATCAACCTCAATTTTTGGTGGAtgaatttttggtaaattttacag aaaataaagCGGGTGGTGTCGAAGTTCAAAAATTACCAGGAACCATAGATAGAGATGAACTAGAGTTCGAAGGTCCACCAGCACCAATATGCTATTTCGTAATTGGAGGCaacgaaaacaatttatttaatgtacatCCTTACAATCACGTTCTAACAACAACACGATCCTTAGACAGAGAACAACAAGAAgctcatttaattttgataaaagccacagaaaattgtgaaaatccTCCTAAAAATCAAAGTTTCTTTGATCCTGGAGATGACACTCAGTTAAAAGTGATAATAAGAGTTATAGATGTAAATGATAATGCTCCTAAATTCATACACAGAGTTTTCACTGGTGGCGTTAGCACAGCTACAACATTTGGAACTACTTTTATGGAAGTGAAG gcaGAAGACGCAGATGAAGGTAGAAATGCATTGATATCGTACTATCTGATAGGTAGAATACAAATGACTTTAACTGAGGGACTGGAAAACCTTCACAGAGCACCATTTATAGTAGACAGAGAATCTGGAgctgttcaattaaattttgatccgCAGCAAGGAATGAAGGGCTACTTCGATTTTATGGTGCTGGCAAATGATACCGGCGGTTTACAAGACATGGCAAGAGTATTCATCTACCTTTTAAGAGAAGATCAAAGAGTCAGGTTCGTACTTCGACAGAATCCACCAGAACTACGAAATCGAATAGAATCATTCAGAGa AACTCTTGGGAATGTTACTGGCGCAATAGTAAATGTAGATGAGTTTAGAGTTCATGCAAACCATGATGGAACTGTAGATAAAACTAGGacagatttatatttacatttagtaGATAGAAATGACAATTCAATATTAGAGGTTGAAGAAGTGCTCCGTTTAGTGGATCAAAATACGGAGAAGCTTGACGAACTTTTTAAG gagtTTAACGTATTGGACACACAGCCAGGAGGCACATTAGCTTTGAAATCGGAACAAGCCAACAACACCACATTTTGGTTGACCGCATCATCATTATTCCTCTTGTTGCTTTTGATACTATGCTTATCTTTGTGTATAAACCAAAGACAAATCTATCACAGAAAACTAAAGGCTGCCACCGCAACCGCATATG TACGAGCAGATTCGGAAATAGACGGCAGAGGTTTAAGCGTAATCAGTGGAAGGGTtccaaatacaaataaacataGTATGGAGGGCAGCAATCCAATCTGGTTAAGAGCTTATGCACATGAGTGGTATAAAAATGTGGATAATATAAG TCAAACCTCCGAACATGACTCACTGGATGAAAACGTAGTCGGTTGTGGAGACACATCATCCGTTGATAATTTACCTCCGTCCAATGATGGTTCCCCGCGGAACCAAAATTTATACCAAACTCTTCCACCAGCTCCACCTCCCCGTAAATTGGAAACAACCGAGTTATGA
- the LOC109609068 gene encoding uncharacterized protein LOC109609068 — protein sequence MAENKPDTVPGLGFKDKEKAQETIKILEGRDPDYQKLAIKGLIGRAKRTLTLTKDKDKLQNINDALAIFEEWLKNFEYDNRSKENRAYLPCSTIQLLLPLKEKFEIKDEKADAFFNAYKTKAKGEYKNLRTIASGDDEPTWDIVRNTELKKLLKELDESRPDLWKDDLPTKEHLQLILWAYSPDANKIKKSLSLFEEKLGAPKNSDKSESDEDDEDSDKKPSKRKSSGEDEDEESPKKKSKND from the exons ATGGCGGAAAATAAGCCGGATACCGTACCTGGATTGGGATTCAAGGATAAAGAGAAGGCTCAGGAAACCATCAAAATTTTAGAGGGCAGAGATCCTGATTATCAAAAGTTGGCCATCAAAGGGCTCATTGGTCGGGCAAAACGTACATTAACAT taacaaagGATAAAGATAAGCTACAAAACATTAATGACGCCTTGGCCATATTTGAGGAGTGGTTGAAAAATTTCGAATACGACAACAGATCGAAAGAAAACAGAGCATATTTACCTTGTTCAACTATACAGTTACTGCTGCCtcttaaagaaaaattcgAAATCAAAGATGAGAAAGCCGATGCTTTCTTCAATGCTTACAAAACAAAGGCGAAGGgtgaatacaaaaatttgagAACAATAGCCAGTGGTGACGATGAACCCACATGGGATATTGTAAGAAACACTGAACTGAAAAAACTACTGAAAGAGTTAGATGAGTCTAGACCTGATTTGTGGAAAGATGATTTGCCCACAAAAGAACatttgcaattaattttatgggcATACAGTCCCGAcgccaataaaattaaaaagagttTATCTTTATTCGAAGAAAAATTGGGAGCGCCTAAGAACAGTGATAAATCGGAGAGTGATGAGGATGATGAAGACAGCGATAAGAAACCCAGTAAAAGGAAGTCTTCTGGTGAAGACGAAGACGAAGAGTCTCCCAAGAAAAAAAGCAAGAAtgattaa